ATCGTCGGCGCCGTCCTGTGGGGCGGCGCCGCCGGTCTCTTCGTGCCCCGCCCCGCGTACCGCTTCTCCGTCGACCCCGACGAGCCGTGGGCGGACAGGTGCCCCGCCGGGCACCCCCTCGCCGCCGGACGCTTCGGGGGCTGGGTCGGCCCGGCCCGCTGCCGGGAGTGCGGGGGGCGCGCGTACGGTCCCGGCACCCTCCCCGTCGTCCTCGCCACCGCTCTCGTGTGCGGTGGCCTCGCCGTGGCCACCGGCATCCGCCCCGAACTGGCCGTCTGGCTGCTGCTCGCCCCCCTCGGCGTACTCCTCGCCGTCGTCGACTTCCGCGTCCAGCGCCTGCCGGACGTGCTGACGCTGTCCCTGGCGGGCGCCGCGCTCGTGCTGCTCGCGGGCGCCTGGGCGGTGCCCGAGCGCGCGGGGTACTGGCCGACCGCGCTGTACGGCTCCCTGGCCCTCGGCGGCGGCTACTTCGTCCTCTTCCTCATCAGCCCGAACGGCATGGGCTTCGGCGACGTGAAACTCGCCCTGGGCCTCGGCGCCGTCCTCGGCTGGTACGGCTGGGGGACCGTACTGCTGGGCACGTTCGCCGGGTTCCTGTTCGGCGGGCTGTACGGGATGGGGCTGGTCGTGGCCCGCAAGGCCGGACGCAAGACGTCGATCCCCTTCGGGCCCTTCCTGATCGCGGGTGGGTTCGTGGGCCTGCTGATCGGTGCGTACGCCGCCTGACCCGAGCCCCACCCCGGGGTACACCGCCTGACGTCGGGTGGCCGGATCGGCTGGCGTACGCTGGATCAGTCCGTCCACCCGTCTCCCACCACCACCCTTGTTTTGAAGCGCTTC
This sequence is a window from Streptomyces ortus. Protein-coding genes within it:
- a CDS encoding prepilin peptidase; this translates as MSSLQPIDLMVIVGAVLWGGAAGLFVPRPAYRFSVDPDEPWADRCPAGHPLAAGRFGGWVGPARCRECGGRAYGPGTLPVVLATALVCGGLAVATGIRPELAVWLLLAPLGVLLAVVDFRVQRLPDVLTLSLAGAALVLLAGAWAVPERAGYWPTALYGSLALGGGYFVLFLISPNGMGFGDVKLALGLGAVLGWYGWGTVLLGTFAGFLFGGLYGMGLVVARKAGRKTSIPFGPFLIAGGFVGLLIGAYAA